Proteins from a genomic interval of Arachis hypogaea cultivar Tifrunner chromosome 10, arahy.Tifrunner.gnm2.J5K5, whole genome shotgun sequence:
- the LOC112714659 gene encoding vacuolar protein sorting-associated protein 28 homolog 1: protein MEVKLWNDKCEREMYDNFAELYAIVKATERLEKAYVRDIITPEDYELDCQKLIAHFKTLASTLRGIVPSIEHFEQTYNMDCPAAINRLVVSGVPATVEHRAAAAAAVSTSAAIVAECVQNFITAMDSLKLNMVAVDQVHPLLSDLYGSLNKLSILPHDFEGKTKMKEWIGRLSKMGAADELIEQQARQLHFDLESSYNSFMAALPNAAS from the coding sequence ATGGAGGTTAAGCTATGGAATGACAAGTGCGAGAGGGAAATGTATGATAACTTTGCTGAGCTTTATGCCATTGTTAAGGCCACTGAGAGGCTTGAAAAGGCTTATGTTAGAGACATAATCACACCAGAGGATTATGAATTGGATTGCCAGAAACTCATAGCACATTTCAAAACCTTAGCTTCCACTCTTAGAGGCATTGTTCCAAGCATTGAGCACTTTGAACAAACTTACAACATGGATTGCCCTGCAGCAATTAACCGCCTTGTGGTATCTGGCGTGCCGGCTACGGTGGAGCACCGGGCGGCGGCTGCTGCTGCTGTATCAACCTCTGCTGCCATTGTGGCCGAGTGTGTGCAGAATTTCATTACAGCTATGGATTCATTGAAGCTCAATATGGTGGCTGTGGATCAGGTTCACCCTTTGCTCTCTGACCTTTATGGTTCACTCAATAAGCTTAGCATACTGCCGCATGATTTTGAGGGGAAGACAAAGATGAAGGAGTGGATTGGAAGGTTGTCAAAGATGGGTGCTGCTGATGAGTTGATAGAACAGCAGGCTAGGCAGCTTCACTTTGATCTTGAGTCTTCTTACAATTCCTTTATGGCTGCACTGCCTAATGCTGCTTCATGA
- the LOC112714658 gene encoding syntaxin-125-like — protein sequence MNDLFSGSFRKYSTDLKEERQVDDVEAGRESLNLEKFFEEVEGVKDEMKVVESLCRKLQEANEESKTIHDAKTVKDLRARMDKDVVQVLKHVKIIKTKLESLQRSNAANRNVPGCGPGSSADRTRTSVVSGLGKKLKDIMDDFQGLRAKMQHEYKETIERRYFTITGEKADEETIENLISSGESENLVQKAIREQGRGQIMDTISEIQERHDAVKEFEKNLIELHQVFLDMAALVESQGEQLNNIESHVAHASSFVTRGVSQLQEARDYQTNSRKWYCYAIILAILLILLLLAPLLLNLLPHFRRR from the coding sequence ATGAATGACCTGTTTTCAGGTTCCTTCAGAAAATACAGCACTGACCTGAAGGAGGAAAGGCAGGTTGATGATGTGGAGGCTGGAAGGGAAAGCCTAAATCTGGAGAAATTCTTTGAAGAAGTGGAGGGTGTAAAAGATGAGATGAAAGTGGTTGAGAGCCTCTGCAGAAAATTGCAAGAAGCCAATGAAGAAAGCAAAACCATTCATGATGCCAAAACCGTTAAGGATCTTCGAGCTCGGATGGACAAAGATGTTGTGCAGGTCCTCAAGCATGTTAAGATCATCAAAACCAAGCTTGAATCTCTACAGCGTTCCAACGCAGCGAATCGAAACGTTCCTGGCTGTGGTCCTGGTTCTTCTGCAGACAGAACCAGGACTTCAGTGGTTAGTGGATTAGGGAAGAAGCTAAAGGACATAATGGACGATTTTCAAGGTTTGAGAGCAAAGATGCAACATGAGTACAAGGAAACCATTGAACGCAGGTACTTCACAATCACAGGGGAGAAGGCAGATGAAGAGACCATAGAGAATTTGATATCAAGTGGAGAGAGTGAAAATTTGGTACAGAAAGCGATTCGAGAACAAGGTAGGGGTCAGATAATGGACACCATATCAGAAATTCAAGAAAGGCATGATGCTGTAAAGGAATTTGAGAAGAATTTGATAGAGTTGCATCAGGTGTTCTTGGACATGGCAGCATTGGTAGAGTCTCAGGGGGAACAGCTTAATAACATAGAGAGTCATGTAGCGCATGCAAGCTCATTCGTTACTCGCGGTGTTTCTCAGCTTCAGGAAGCTAGAGATTATCAAACCAACTCTAGGAAGTGGTATTGCTATGCCATCATTCTTGCTATTCTCCTCATCCTTTTACTCTTGGCTCCTCTCTTGTTAAATCTTTTACCACATTTCAGAAGAAGGTGA